Within Bactrocera oleae isolate idBacOlea1 chromosome 6, idBacOlea1, whole genome shotgun sequence, the genomic segment CTCTTGCTGAGATGCTTGtacttcaagaaatttgacatGCTAACTAATAAAAGTTGAcacggactgacaaaaaaaaatctttaaaaatttttgtactaTGATGAGCACgccattatacaatattttcgaGTACAACTCATCATCTTATTTTCATGCCGCACGATTTATTCTCGTTTTGGATTGCCAATAATTTCAGTAGCCGCACAGCTCTCTCACagctttttaacattttttccgATTAGTGATGTGATATGCTTGCTTTCAAGAAATAAGTTGCTACCAACTattcattgaaaaatttattaaatcttGTTACTGgattaaactttaaaaaattaaattctttctCTACTTTCTCTCAACCTTTCAAATATTTCACCTATCATTCTCTTCTTTGAGAAGAGATTTCTGGTAAACCATATCAAGCAAGTTCAAGCTCCTTGCAGGTTTCtagtatttattttctttgtatAGAACTTTTGACTTTGACTTCAAAAGACTAAAATCGTGTGAGTTTTGTTGGAATTTTATAGCACAGTTGTGGTTATGCATCGTCTACTAACAtgtttttacataatttcactACTATTAAAGGCAAATAAAGACTTTTTTGTTCTAGCGCATTATAACTTACCAAGATCTATATCTAAAAAATGATTTCTTCCGTTTCCAATGCCAATAAATGCGATACGCTGATGAAAACACTTTAAATTTACACAAATGGCTCACCATGAATTCATGGCTTTTCATTATTTTGCCAGCTGTTGCTTTCGCTATCCATTCAACAACAAAACACTGTTGTTGTATTAAACATTGATTCGCTATAATCCCCAGCATTGTTTCGTGCTGTTATTGATGTTTAAGCTCTTTGCCACTTAGGCCGCTCTACTTATCATTATACAGAGCACAAATCcaattagaataaaataatatgcgTAGAAATGATTTGCGttttaaatatgtacttgtagaatggaaaagagaaaataacaacaaaaaaaacctgAATTCTAAATGCCATGCggatttatagaaaattaataaacaagaaaaaaatgtatgagtTGGAAgcgaaattgtatttatttgacgatttaaataaaaacggcTATTATGAGTAAATAATTTCAGCGGTTGAGTAAATGAAAGCTTTTTCGCTAATGCTTTTAAGCAAactaaaaatatgtgttaagaaatgtattatttttctaattttgagAACAGCTTTGATTTCTTTAATACATAGTCTGCTGTAAAAAACGAtgcataatataatagttatatatataataaatttgcgtgactgtagatatatatatatattcttcaaacctacatatgtacgtgttcatatttctatatccaCAATCGTTTCTATAATATTTCTCAATTACACACAATTGTTGGCCACActtacacacactcacaaatcGCTGCTTTTCTAGCATCTTTTCTAATAAATCACAATTGTGTGGTTGCCATGACAGCGCTTTGTGCTTTTTTGGCAATTATTTTGCAGTTTGTGCAAATTTATTCAAAGAACTCTTCAATTTTTGACGCACGTGCGCTTTATAATTTCACCAATAAGCAACTAGGTTTGTATGTGGCCATTAATATGcctaatgaataataataacaagcGTATTCTTTAGATATATAAGAGAGAAtgtgtaagtaaatatgtattttgagcGCAATTGTGCACGCAAATTAAAGGAGCAGTCAAATAACAAGGCATAATACGGCATGGCTTCATCTACTCAAGCTGAAATGGTAATGAACGTTGGTAAGCAATAATTGGGTTTTCATTGTCATTTGATTTATTCGGCATAATGtttaggaaaaatatttaaatcaagGTTGCTGTGTTCGAGAAGATCCTttacttcactttttttttataaatttttaaagttttgcaatttttctgtTTTAGTCTTGAAGATCTTCGAGTACCAGTTAGTAAAAAGATATTTCTGAAAGCTGTTGAGCAGTCTTAAGCTGCCATAAATGCACTAGCAGCTTTATTCTGGTTTAACAAAAAGGCGgtagattttaaaaaaatttttttggggtTGCAAATTTGGATATTTGTATtgctcaaatatttttagcacattAGTCACCTTAATGGTAAACACAAAGAGCTGGACAACAAATTCATGTTCCAAAACAGGGATTGCTCTAAGATGCTATTGTACGCTAGCatacaaaaatagcaaaaaagaaGCATCGAAGCATCTTTTAAAATTACCACGAATGACAAACCCTACTATGTCTGCCAGAATATGGGTAAAACTGAATCATATATGGGTTCTTAGATGTTACAAAAGATTGTAGAAAGGTTTGCAATacctaaacaaaatttgttgatACTCTTTGAAGTTATAAGCGATAGAGCTTTTCTCCGAAGGCAGACAGATTCAAGATTCTAACctttaccctgaacagggtgcaTCTGCGCAAAAAATTATTCAGCTCTGATtgctaaagcatatagctgccatacaaacagaaagatcggaatcaagttcttgtaagtagcctttgtatttgtgaaaggtattatagcttcggtgcaatcgaggttaatgtattttcttgttttaaatgattttttgtaattctttATCTATTCTATGGCTTGAAGTCGCAAATGCTGTGCCTGATTTGTagagttttgaaaattataattttttttttttggtttacgTTTGGGCAAAGACGAATATTTGTATTGAATTTTCTTTAAGGAATGAACGCATAGTATAATTTATCTATGCTCAAAGTAATAGAGAAAGACAAGATACCATAGTTTAGTGTGGTTCACTCGGATTGTATTGCATTCTAGTTATAAGTTTGGAACTCGAAACTCTTAGTAAAAATTGAATGtaattaaacattatttttttcgcCACCAAACAGTCATAAAATTTGTAACCACATTATTTTCAAAACTGTACATATATCAGCTCTACGTGagagcaaaatttttttgacatttttgacaTTAATATACACCACAAACAATTAACTTTATTAATAGATAAATTGAATATTAATGTTTAATTGATTCTCGACCGAATCTTTCACTTCAAATTTTGTGCAAACTAATATATTTACAAGTGGAAATACTTTAGAAGCCTTTAGTTTTGAAACTTACTTAAGTAAACCTTTTCAGAAAAATACTGCGCATcacttttttaacaaaagtttttccacctaaatttttaaagtttcatCGCATTAAGATCAACttcaaagcaaatataaaataagcacTGAAGTCAGTATTACATAAACTGGGACAGTAATTTCATTAAAACCACAATTTTATATGAACATAAAAATGCAAGTGGTAAACAAGTCCATAAGCACCTTGAGTTACCGCCACCGAACCAAACGCAACACACAATAGATTGACCCTGTACAGTTACGTTACACTCTCCATTTGTGTGGATTTGTGTACATAAGCCGTTGCACACATACAGGCGTGGCAAGTGAAATGCATAAGCTGAAAGTAGGGGAAGGACatgattttaaaattcaaattcttCGCTGCTTTAGCAAAGTTTCACGCTGCAAAGAGAAATGTTGGCGCCAAGCAATGGCAATTGCCGTGCTGACGCAATACAAATGCTGTGCATGCGTATGTGTGAGTTTGTGGGTGTGTATGTACGGTATTACAGAAAATGTCTTACCGTCAAACAGTGCCATAAAACCGCAGTAATATGATTGTCTATATGCTAATGTAGAGCCACACTACtcaactaaaactaaaactaaagcTATGAAATAAGCTTAAAAGCACTAAGTGACAGTAAAATAGCCGTAATATGGATGTGTTGTTGTGCGTGTACGCCTATAGATATGCACCAGATATAAGCAGTGTGTGCTGCTACGTGCGTTGATAGCAAAACAGCTGCTTAATGTGCGCTCAGGCAGCGCCAACGACGGCCAGAAAGCTGAGCGACAGCCCAGCAAACAATGCAACTGATCAAACTCATATATGTGAGGTCGTATACACATTTATCTACTTAGATACATAGTGTTGCTTGTGTCATGGCAATTTGTGTTGATCATTtgctgaatttaaattttatttaattttagagTATCCAGCTTCACACTGTGCGTATATATATTGGTATCAGTAAGTGGACAAGTGTGAGCAGAGAAAATGTGTATAATTGTAAATGATATTACGTCACTAAAGCATGCCTCAGAATTATATTTGTTATGTCAGTTAAAGGATGCAGTGTGTCTAAGGACAGCCAGGCGGAAAAGAAATCAAGGAACTGTGCTCTCGGAATATggaatttcagaaaaaaatgtttaatgaaatTGTACGAATATCATCAACTGGCCAATTTTAGAGAAAGCTTTTAAGCGCATAGAAGAAAAAACTTTCACTTTAATTGAcgagatttttatttaacatctaattttaaaattataaaatggtaCACTTTCAATAAGTTTGGTGagctttttattttgtgttaattATAAGCGTGTAAAACGAAAGCTTTTAGGTTCATGTTGACTCTCATCTTTTAAAACGAAAAGCTTTTGCCAACTTTTAGAGCTTAACATTTAATTACTTGCTGTAAACATATAAAACGATAAGCTTTCATCAAACGTGCCGAGCGTTTGTTTAACAGTTAATCATGACCATATCAAATGAAAAGCTgtcatcttttttttatttagcaacAAACAGCATTCATCAGTCTGACgagcttttaatttaaataaacttgaGAAACTATTTTTTATGCTAATTACTGTCATATAAAACGAAAAAGCTTTTACTAAATTTGTAAAGCTTTTTATATGTCAGCTAATTTCAATAGTATAAACAGAAAGCTTTCACAAAACTGCCTAAGCTTTTTCCAGTAAATTAtgttttgaacattttaattGTGTTTAATATAAGTAGTAGCTTATAAAAGAGAATATATTGCAGTAGAACAACAGCAAAgcaatgttatatatttttaggtaaACCACTCTAGAAAATATTGTGGTCTTtcaaaaataactgaaattaaaCCATTGATATTTccgaaaaaataaaagtatgtataATCCTTTCCAACATTTACAACCCATAACTTTGGTTTTTTGGCTCACTGTTCGCACCGGAGCGCAATGCATTCACACCGTACGTCGCATGCATAAGGCATGTGTGACAAAAACGTGACGCTGATATGTTGTTGTCAGCATTTTCGCCATACGACGCTTTCGCCGGCTTGCTCACACGCACGCACAGTTACATATAAATGCGCAGctgtatgtaaaaaattgtcTGCCACACGCATGATAATACCAACATCTACTGGATATGCCTTCGGCCTGTCCGCTTGTCGGCCGTTTACTGTCCGCTGTTCGCAACACTGACGCACAGTTGATTGCACTTCAAAATATGGCGCAAGTGTGGGAAGCTGCTTTATATCTTACGTCACATACCCGCTCTCCACTCTGTCACTCCTTCAGCAGCGTCATCGTCGCCATCATCATCATTACGCTGTCTGTTCTTATTTGTTTCAGTGCACCCTGCTGTGCCCTAACTTTTTACTGCTCGTCAAGCGCTTCGCTTTCATATGCCTGAATATCTTGGCGACAAGCAAGTTTGGTTGTTTTCTGGTTGCTTGTTTGCTTGGTGAATGGCTGAATGCCTGAAATTATGCAACGGCATAAAAtccagcacacatacatacacacgcatacacagtTGCCAAGTGGAGAATATCTGCATCTGTATGCGTACAGATTTGAGTAGCGGCTGTCATATTGCAGCCGCCTTCGCCTACCTCACTACCTCCATCGCTGCTCTGCTCTTGGTCTGGGTCTCGGCCGCTCTCACTGGctaatagtaatatatataataataataatataatattgtcgtatgtatgtgcgttacgGCGCTGAGCCTCTTTTGTGGTCAGTGCTGCACGTACATGCCGCATATGTTACAGTAGGCAGCGCTCTCTGTCACACTCTGCATGATTCTTACATCATCGCTCTCGCTTTTATGCGCCTTAAAATTGCCCATGTCagtagaaaatacaatttaaattgcaattttgTTACATTTCACAGTCGCCGCACTCTCTTTGCTACGCGTTGCACGCTTCTGCATGGCGTGGCATGTGAGTGGCATACAACATTGGCGGCTTGTTTGTCACATATACCATATTCTCGTATATATGTTAGTACATGCACCTAAGCGTATGCATCGTATTGTCATTGTCCGTTATTATTGTGGTTATTGCGGAGTTACTTTACTCTACAGTATTGTTGTTACTattgtttgaaattattattgttagtGCATTTGTTGCATATGCGCCTTCTTGCATAATGCGTTCTTACCCAATTACGGACACTAACGTTGTGTCGCTGTCAATGCAATGCCTACATTTACAGCACTATGGCATCCCTATGCATGAACtttgtatacacacacacattcatattttCCACTTGTGCgcacgtgtatgtgtgtctgctTGGAAATGAAATGCTAACTATGTTAAGCCATTTCGGATTTAAGTTTTGTTCTGTCACTTGCATAAGCGTAAATCATATTTGTAGTAGACTCTGGTAGcatacaaatacaattacataaatttgaaatcaacaaaaatgcaaaaaatgaaACGGATTCTTCAATCTGAACGGAAGTCTCTTTACAAGAGCATAGTTGCcaaatatctccaaaactgaggaAATAATGCAAACGAACTCAACTTACTTCAATCTACTACTATGGAAACTCTTCTAAAGTTTTCATCTGTTTGAAAATTAATAGCACTACGTGCGTTGCCCTTTCTGATTCGATATTAgcgaataaaaacaaattttaatcatcgaaaatcgatgatgagcaaaaaattttttttaataaaatctccATGCCATATTGAATGGTATATATGCATGCCTATAATTGTCTAACTATCACGTTAGATCACATGCCGATCTTGTTATATCAGTTTGCTTAAAACACCAATAGTTTCCGGAATAACAACTGATTTTGAAAAACCTTCAGGAAATTCGTACTGGAGTGATCTAGGAGCTCGATTGAATTCAACATACCATCGCTCAACACTGGTTCTTGATGAAGCTTCATCgccaaaaatgtaattaaatacaCCTAAATTCACTGTTTGTTGAGTAAATCTACGttgaaaattggtaaaaaataataacgcgTAAATGTTcgcaattcaattaattttattaccgagatgaatattttatgttactgtaaacaacacaaatagcgctcatatgtcaaaatattctgagtatgtataacataaaATTTCCAAACTTTACGATCAAATTCTAAGCTACCAGATGGCAACACTGAGCTTGCCATATCTCGAAACATAAAAGGTAGCCTACATATAAGGTTGACTTTCAAGGTATATCTTACTCGAACTTAAAACTAAAGTTGCAGCGGCACAAATTTCTATCGATGACCTATCAAATaggagaaataaaaatttctaatatattcCTAGAGGCTTTACTACGGCCGAACCTTTGttgaaaatatcagttaattaaatgatatttatgaGATATGTAttaccaaaaatgggtaaaatccgTTCAGTATTTCTCCTAGCCTTCATATACCTTATATAGGGGTTTTCAAACTTTTCGTATATAtactgtatattatattatatattgctaataagtgaaatattcttgttgtattatatattatattatccatATGCtccatattttcatatatccATAATTTAATGATTTACGTTGTTGTGGTGGATTGTAATCGATGCACAATGTCATCCAcgcttttgattttaaaattgctACAGTAATATTAGACTAAAGCCGCACTTAAATTCCCCTTATCTGCTTGTATATAGTAAACATATTTACTTGCTGATAACTCTGAAAAGTACCCAAAAAACTGACTCATAACAGCCTCGCTCTGAATGCTAGCTTATCGCAAATGTTGGTTTGGTTTTAGTTTggtttataattaaaagtaatataacTAGTGGGtgtggtttttttttgataattgctTTATAAATTCGACAACGTTTTTTCTTAGTAAATTATCTAACATTCTAGTGGACATTGGCGTTTGCAATATTCTTCTTTTAATATCTTCAACACATTTTATCATATAAGACTTTAATGTAGACTTTTTATGCACTGTAGAGTGtatgtttattaagtttgccacgaagtttgtaacacccagaaggaagaaATTTGCACGCGtctttttcttcccaagaagctgtcCATTGGTCGGAGCTGccgctatcggaccactatagcatatagctgccatacaaactgtatgTCACTAAACTAAAAGTTGCATCACCCTGTATAAATGGGGCACACTTCTCGACGTTTTGGAagttctgttttttgtttttacacttGCTGTtatcttttatctttttttggtatttttaatcGAGTATTTATAAAAGATTTACGCTAATGTACAGCAGTGAGGTTAAGAACATTGATAGAAACAGTAAGAGGCGCAGCTCAAGTAAAAACATTAGCGCTGAAATGGTAAATTTTTTGCAAcgttttttagtgtttttaaacatttatagcATTTTCGCGGATGGTTATTCCTTTAATAATGATGGTAAGAGCTACCTTATATTGTTTTtagcgtttttatttttaacgttTACATCATGTAAAAAACTTTCAGAGCACACAGAAAATATACATCCCTTTATAAAAATCGGTAGCAAGTATTACTTTATAAACGAATTGTTGAAGGCAAGTATGTcgcgtaaaaaaattattacttcttttattatatctttacaaaaatcatatatatataaaaacctcCATATAGATGAACTGGTTCGAGTCGTATAACTACTGTCGCTCTTATGGTGGCGAATTGGCGAGTGTTGAATCGCATGAAGAATTGTTGGCACTGCAAAATTACATTTTAGCTAGAAAAATAGAATCGCGGTTTTGGTTTGACGGCAACGATTTAGCAGAGGAAGGGAAATTCGTCTCACACACTACTGGTCGACCCTTGATCTTCAACAAATGGTCACAAAATAACCCCAACAATGTGAATAATGAAGATTGCCTTGAGGTTAATTTGTACAACAAAGAACTATTAATGAATGATATTAACTGTAACGTTGAAAATATTGCGATTTGTAAATATCGTGAACCTAACACGCATTGCAGTGGAAAAAATTCATTGATGAATCAAAATGAAGTCTGTATACTTAGGAACTTAGTGGAGAGTTTTGCGCAAGTGGGTCATAGATGTAAGTCATGCTCTCAAGCCTTTATGTTCCCAACGTCGTAGTAAGCGAACGGCGCTCATTAAAATGTTTTACGGCAAAACAAATAAGAGATCCGAACATCAATTAAAAGAATAAAGAGAGAGAGGGAAATATGAACGTCATTCATAGTATACGACTTCACGATGAGTAAGACGCACtttcacttatacatatataattttatattagtcttcgatatataaaaattgatcaCATAAAAACAGACTTAcggtaaaataaaacaatgtgAAAAAAAGGTTGCCACATgtagttaattatttaattgtaaataaaattaaaatttaataagtttgCATATGAATGCTAATGAAATATACTTTTgcagaaaaatttatataaagtgtTGCCacttaaatattaacaaatgtaAATTTAGAATCAATTGcaaactataattttatattggtCTTCAGATACATAATATTTGATGAGCTACAAACAGACTTACAGCAaactggaaaaaatttaaaaagggttgccacatatttttaataaagaaactgtaaaaaaaaattaatttaataagttTGGACACagttgttaataaaatatatttttgtggaaaaaaaatgTGCGAAGTGTTGccacttaaatttaaatatgtgaaaattttaaataaattgaaagaaCAGCACACATAAAAACCTTGAATATATCTAAGttaaacttgaaaaaatatgaatGCAGTGTTGCCAGCTGCAGTTAAATTTAAggtaatgtaaatataattagGGTAAAAACTGCAAAAGTTTTGGGGcaaaatataactttatttttaataacaattttttgatCGAGTaaatatagcacatagctgccgtacaaactgaccgatcaaagttctggcaaagaatattttatatttgataagggtattatagcttcggcgatgctaatattatttcttgttttttacacTTTTCGGAAGAGAAAGCTGCGCTAAATAATGTTAATGAAGAAATGTATACAATAGTAAAAagtctacatatatatttttgaattgccTCTACTCTTTCTTCACTGTTAAGCTCTCTTTCTTACTCTGTACTAAATCTAAatcaaattttctaatttttatgtgtatattttgcAGACATTTCTTTTCTTCGCATGCCAATTGGCATCGTTATAACACTTTAAAACGTGTGTTGCAATACAAATAACTCTCCTGGGAGTAGTTATAACAGGCATGCACAAACTAAGGCTGCTTAACAGCAAGCATACAAAGCTTATGTGTAACTTGAAAAGTTGTGAGCTTCGAACGTAGCCAAAATTTACTTCAACGGCTTTTTATTCAATCATCGATGAACGCATAATAAGCTCTATTGTGGCAGTTGTTGCGTAAGCTGGAGGCAGTTGCACATTCAAAACCCAAATGTGGGAGGGTAaagtttgtagattataaaaaaacaaaatttgaaaataaatttttttttttaacatctagagtcaccactcacttttaaagtaaatttcaagttaaaattttttttgaacaaaaaattctttttggacaaaataaatatttttttttggtttaaactttttacatttgataaaaattaccgaatttgacagcttttgactcaaaatttattttaacgcttaaggaaagcatgttgtcattaaattttttttttaaaactccaataatgacaacaaaaattttttttaagtttataacttttaattggccagaatgAGGACtcttcacagcttctagaacacttatcaaaaattttttacgaaataacaattttaattcgaaatttacttaaatttttttttttccaaaaatttgctctatttataatctacaaatagttgctctcaggctaagcaaaataaataaaaaaaaatttcgctccaccctagtatgtaaatatatgcgtATATGGAGGTAAGGTAATGCACATAAATTGCTATTTTATTAATGCAGTAAAAATAATTGATCCACTGTGCATTTTACGAAGAAAGCACGCAAATTGCTATAAATATAAATCTGTgtagatttatatatacacaatgtGCTAATGGATACGAAAACCCAAATAGGAAAATGTAGAAATTTACGCGCAGCGATGCTATAAAGAGAGTTGAGACCTTAAATGTTTGAGTGTTTTCATATGCGGAACTGAGCTACCTTGCAGCTCTTAATATTATACGAGTGTATAAGAATATCTAGTACTGGGCATCAGCGATAATTGAAATGGTTTATAGACTAGTAGCGATATAACTAGTTACTCAAAGCTTTAATACCACTAATTTGGATTCCCTGAAccggatatattaagtttaccgcaagtttttttccatacatcTGTTTTTTcacaagaagctgctgatttgttGGAATGGCCGCTATTGAACcattatagcaaatagctgaTAAGATATGTTTACGAAATTTAGCTTAGTACTTGTATTTAAGAAAGCGTTACAAGCTCCGAATAAATTGCTTAGaatggaccactatagcatatagttaccatacaaactgaacgatccaaatCTAGTAAGGTCTTatatggaacacttttttatttgtgaagctaTCTTCACGGAacttggcatgtattattgtctaaggcaacggtataatctctaAACAATACGTTgcgatcggatcattatagcatatatagcTGCCGTATAAACTGaagatatctacacgaaatttggtacggATTGTTGAcaatgatgcaatctccgaagaaattgttgagagttagtataaagctgccatacaatttgaacgatcaaaaaaattttattttatttatttattttttttttgagaagggTAACAGAAAATAACgccttttcttttttgttgttttgttgttgaaaaattttaatctagTGCCACCTTGGGCATTTCAATACATAAGTTctcattatttttttactaaaaattcatagaaagaaaatttcattttcataacTCCTTTTCATTTTATCAGAACCAAGTAATAACAATGTCAGTTCTACAAGTTTTAAATTGCCCAACTGATGACACAAGCGGCTAATTGCTTActggtatatgtatatctaccgCTGCTTACTCAACGACGTTTAACAGCTGTGTTGTTGTAGTCACCTTCAACGGTCATATGCGAAAATACCGATGAAATTACTTACTGTTGCATATTTATAGGCGTTAAACGTAAACTGCATAAACCAATATCACCTACGCACACACTGCCGCATGCACCGTTGCACTAGTGCGATTAATTCATACAcgcttgtgtgtatgtgtgtatgaaaatGATATgcgtaatatttaaaaatttcaaatttccacCCAATGCCAACGCCTGCGTCAGCTCCACTGCAAAAGTGTCTGCTTACCGCTGCGAGCCTTTGCGCAGTAGATAGGCAATTGTATCTGCCTGCCTGTCAgggtatgtgtgcatatgtggaTATGCGTGTGTGGAGGGCAGATAGTATACGCGCATAAATTTCCCTTCATCATACGCATGCATGCGTTtcaatttttgattaatgacacATCATAACTTTCAACTTTTCCACCAATCATTTTTGCTGCCACATGCTTCGACTGACTGACTGACGCTGGCTGTTGAGTAGATTGGCAAACTGTTGTGCATGGTTAGTGGGCTTTTGTTTCATGCGTTACCTTGAATGCCTGTTGCTGTTATATAACTCTTGGTTAATGTTACTTTTTTGCCAGGTatgcttgttgttgcttgccATTTGTTGGCCGCGCTGTCGTGCAGCAACACAATGTAGGTGTTGGCTGTCAGTCTCAACAATTTTGCATATGTGTTTGCTGTGTAACAgtgttttcttttgaaaatagattgttgtaaatttaagtttttgagCCTTGGAGTAGTTGCAGTTCGAGTTTTTGCCATTCGATTGTATTCGGACTTATTCGTATGACTACTTTATAAAACCAATATAATCGgcaagttatttattaatgtttcgACCTAAGTAAGGCAAGTTTTATACAGCTAAagctttaaattgaa encodes:
- the LOC106614875 gene encoding C-type lectin 37Db; amino-acid sequence: MVNFLQRFLVFLNIYSIFADGYSFNNDEHTENIHPFIKIGSKYYFINELLKMNWFESYNYCRSYGGELASVESHEELLALQNYILARKIESRFWFDGNDLAEEGKFVSHTTGRPLIFNKWSQNNPNNVNNEDCLEVNLYNKELLMNDINCNVENIAICKYREPNTHCSGKNSLMNQNEVCILRNLVESFAQVGHRCKSCSQAFMFPTS